AATGAGCTAAGACGCAAGGAAAATGAAGACAGGTCAGAGTTTCTATCAAGGATAGAAAATGCAGATAGGCAGCTAATAAGATGAAAAGAGATGAGTCTAGCAAAAAACTTTACATTTTAATATTGATACTAAGCTCTATCGCTTCATACATAATTTTATCTATCGATAGGTCTGAAGTTTTTTATTATATTTATGAAGAAAATAGGTACTATCTCCTCGATACCATCAGGACTATTTATTTTCTATCCTTATTTTTTATTTTTATTTTGATTTATTATGCAAGTTTTTTTGTAATAAGTGAAAAGAAAGATCAAATTGGTCTTTATATGGCTGAGGGGATGGAGAGGAAAAACCTATTTTTAATCCTATTTAGGTCATCACTTACGGATATATTTAGGGCCAATCTTTTGGGTTTAGGTCTTTCTCTATTTATAAATGAGTTTATCAACCTCTTAACCGTGAGAGTCCTAAGCCTGGGACTTAACAACCACAATTTTACAATATCCATAAAGGCAATCTTTCTAACTATATTTATAAGTGTCATTTTAAACTGCATATCAACTTTGACTATAGTCAGGGATTTTTATAAAGAAAGGACAGAAAAGATCTTTAGGGGAGAGATGAAATCTAGGTCTGATTCTCTTTTATTTATAGGTCTATCCTTGTTTTTATTTGCTTTTATTTTAGGTAAAGGCTATTTAAGGCTAGATATATTTCCCTTTGTGGGTCTTATGGGAGTTTTTATTTACATATATTTTTGGATTATTTCAAAAATATTTGAGAAAACAGCAAATAAAGACCTAATTGTTAGAAAATCTCTATCACTTAGTTTTAAAAAAGATAAGGCATCTTTGTTCTTTACTAGTTTTATGCTTATATGTGGGATTTTGATCCTTACCTATACAATTTTTGCCAGCATTTCGTCTAGGGACTATCTCAAAAGACCAGCAGATTTCACTCTTTATGATTCCAAAGAAAATATAGATAGATTAAAGTCTGATGAGGATTTGATGCAAATGATCGGAGAGACCTATCCTGTATATGGCTATGAGTTTATGGATATAGACACAAGTTTTTTGGATAATGAGGTTAGGAATAATTTACTTTTGGATAAAAATTCTAGGTCTAATTTTTTCTTTGTCCCTAGGTTTCTTTTAAGCTCTTCATCTTTTGAAAATATTTACAAAGAAGGAATAAAATTGGAGGAAGACGAGGCGATTATATTAACAAGCTCAGAAAATGAGAAATACTGTCTAGAAAAAACCTTGGACCAGTACGAATCCTATATAAAAGTAGGAGGTTTGGATTTGAAAGTAAGACCTCTTATAAAATCTAACAAGATTTTTTCAAATGATGTTATAGGCTTATCCAGTATGGTTGTCGTAAATGATAGTCTCTATGAAAAGCTAATAGGAAAAAAAGATCCTTTTGCCTACAATATAAACTTATCCAAAGATTTTGTAAATGCTTTTGGTTTTTCAAAGGGATCTGATATGTTGAGGGAAGAGTTTATAAAAAAATCCTATAAGTATGAGTCTTATATTTGGCAGGCAAAAAATACTATTTCAGAAATAGTTAGAAATCTTTATACAAATTTTTACCTAAGTTTGATTTTTATTTTGGTTTCTCTGTGCTTTTTTACTATTAGGATTTTTATTTCTTTTGAAAAATCAAAGGACAAACTCCTGATTCTAAGCTTAATGGGAGAGGATATGAAAGAGATTAGGGCAGTGATAAAAAGAGAATACATGACCATGTTTGCATCTATTTTCTTTGTTTCTATCCTTGCTGCTATATTTTTATTTTATACATTACCATTTGGTTTTGAAATGACCTTGCAAGTTGGTAAGGGTAAAATAATTCAAATTCTGGGTTTGGTTAGTTTGGGATTGATTTTTTTAGTAAGCTTGTGTTTAAAATTAATAATTAAGGTTAGCTATGAAAGGATGATTTCTTATGAAGAAGATTATAATAGTTGAAGACGATAGGAATCTTTTAAATGAACTAAAAGAATTTTTAGAAAAAAGAAACTATGATGTTGCAGGTGTAAATAATTTTTTGCTAGCAGATCAGATTATTCTTGATAATAAGCCCGACCTAGTGATTTTGGATATAAATCTGCCAGGCATATCTGGCTTTTATATCTGTAGGGCTGTAAAGGAAAAATCAAATATTCCAGTTCTCATGCTCACATCTAGAGTAGGCATAGAAGATGAAATCAAGGGTCTATCTATTGGTGCTGATGAGTATTTGGCAAAACCCGTTGATACTAGACGTCTTATTTTGAGGATGGAAAAACTCCTTGATCTTTTTGATCATTTTCAAGACCAAATAAGTGTAGGAGACTTATCCCTTGACCTATCAACATCAAAGCTTTCTTATAAGGATTCCTATTTGATTTTGCCACAGACAGAGGCTGATATTATAAGAAAACTTATGGAAGCCTATCCAGAAATAGTATCTAAAGATGACCTGCTCCAAGCAGTTTGGTCAACCATATATATTGATGAAAATATACTCCAGGTAAATATAACTAGGTTACGTAAAAAACTAAAAAATTTGGGCCCTTACAATATATACAACAAAAGAGGCAAGGGCTATGGCCTAGGAGAAGCTGATGAATAGTACAATTAAAGATGGACTTGTATGGATCATAGCCTTTCTTGGTCTAGATATATTTTTTATTTTTCTCATATACCTAATAAGTCCGAGCCTTATAGATAATCTAATAATTTTTATTATTTTATTTACTATATTAGCCCTTTTATTTATACTAAAGACTATAAAAAATAAAAATAAGAGGAAAAAAATCCTTCTTGAAGAGTTTTTGATAAATAATTCATTTATGGCAAAAGATCCCCTTATTGATGAATTTGGGGATGACTATGAGAAAATTTTTGATGATTTTCAAGAAAAAATAAAGATAAAGGATAAAAGATTAGAAAACTCTAGGGCAAAACTCATATCTTATAGGAATTTTATAGAAATGTGGGCCCATGAAATAAAAACTCCCTTGGCATTTTCCAATTTATTTTTAGAAAATCATAAAGATAATTTTGATAAAGAGATTTTAGATAAATTAAGTCTTGCAAATACAAATATAGAAAATTATATAAATCAAATCCTCTACTATGCAAGATTAGATGCTAGTAAAAAAGACTATAAGATGGAGGATATAAGCCTAAAAGAGATCCTAGATACTGCTATAAAATCCTATTACCCATTAATAGCTGAAGAGGGGATCATAATCAAAGAAGATATAAGGGATATAAAGGTTTTTACAGATAAAAACACCTTGGTATTTATAATTTCTCAAATTATTTCAAATGCTATAAAATATTGTGATGGTGTGATTAGTATAGATAATAAGGGTAAGAATTTATATATAGGTAACAATGGTCCAAAGGTAGCCGACCAAGATTTGGCCTTTATTTTTGAAAAAGCTTTTACAGGTGAAGTCGATAAGATTCACAAATCAACAGGTATGGGTCTATACTTATCAAAACTTTATGCCAAGGATTTGGCAATAGATATAGAAGTGGTAGAAAATAAAGATGGTAATTTTGTAATTGGCCTAAGACTATGAGGAGATTTTATGATATTAAAACCCTACAAGGAAGTATTTAGCCTTCATGATTCGAAAATTTTAGCTATTAAAAGAAGAGAAAACGACCTTGAAATAAGCATAGCAAGTATAGTTATTTTTGAAAATGGCAAATCTTTTATTATAGATAATCCTAAAATTATCTGCCATAATCTCATAGATATAGAGGACAACATGGATTATCCTGTCAGGATTTTAGCTTTCGAAAGAGAAGCCAAAAATTTAACTATAGACGAATTTAAGGATTACACATTTGATATTATAGAAGAAGCCTACGGGGATGGCCTCATCCACTTTTATGGGATAGGCAATATTTGTAAAGATGGGAGACCAGCAGCCTTTGATATGACCATAGATATTTTTTATAGGGGAGAGATAGAGGCTATTTGGAATAGGGAAGGCCAGATTGAAATTAAGGGATAGTATGGAATTAACTAATAAGTTTGAGCTTCAAAAGTGTAAAAATAAAATAAAATACCAGATAAAGCATGAAGATATGCCTATCAAGCTTGATCCCAACTTAGATGAGGCTATAAAATATCTTTTGTGGTATGTACCAAATATCAATTCTGAGCAAGCAAGAAAAGAAGAACTACTACAAAATATAGAATATGATGACTATATTTTTGAGGAATTAATGGCGTCTATGAAGCTTAGAGACATAGATGTGCTTTTTACTGACCAGATAGAGGACTTTATAGCTGAGGATTTTAGAGAAGGAATCTGCCTTGATGATCAAAAAATTGTAATGACCTTAGCTGATGGCGAAACAAAAACAATGAGCCTTTTGCGACATATTAGAAATGCCATAGCTCACGGCAATTTTAATGTAATCGAAGGGTTGATTGTAGGCTTTGATATAAAAAAATTGGCAGATGATGAGATTGAATATAGGGGGATTTTTAAGATAAAACCCGAGGGTCTTTTAAGGGCCCTTAAAAAAGTCTTGTTTGATATTTCAAGCCAGGAATTTATTTCACATGCCTTTAAAAAAGCTGGATATTGGGTTGAACCCTACCAAGAGCAATATCAGAGAAGCCATCGATTTGACCTATATGCAAAAAAGAAGGATAATCGCTTCGCAGTAGAAATAAGAAACTACAACTATGGATACAAAATTTCTCAAAAAGAAGTAATGAAGATTATCAAAAATTTTAGGGGAATAGTTGACGATTTGATCCCAATTTTGATAATAAATTCATCTTATTTGACAGAAGAATCTAAGGAAGATTTACTAAGAGCCGATGTTATAATTCTTGATATAAAAAATATTAAAAAGATGTACAATGGCAGGGACATGGTGTCAGAGATTCTTAGAGATAATTATTCTTTTCATAATTTCTCATAAATATAATTGAAAAAAACTTTTAATTAATTAATATTCAGGTATAATATATTAAGTTAGTAAAAATAATTATGAATTAGGAGGTTTTATGACAGAAATAAATACTGGAGATAAAAATAGAAGAAATCGACCAGAAAGAAGGAGAGATACAGTCTTTGAAAAAGAAGAGCGTATGCCAGCAGGTAGAAATATCTCATGGTCATCAATAATAGCAGGAGCAGTTTCTGCAGCAGCAGTTTTCACAGTTTTAAGTTTGCTTACAGCGGCTTTAGGCTTTGGAGTATTTTCAGCCAAATCTGCTAATCCATTTGCAGGTATAGGAGTTTTGACAGGTATATGGACAGTCATTACCCTAGTAGTTTCATTTTGTGCAGGTGGATTTGTTGCAGGCTATGCAGCTAGGTCTACAGGACTTTTACACGGAGCCATCACTTGGGCAGTAACAGTTTTGCTATTATTCACCCTTGTCTTTAATGCAGTAGCATCCACACTAGGTCTTGCTGGTCAAGCAGTAGGAGCTATAGCAGGCGGTGCAGCAAATGTAGCTAGTGATGTAGCTGGTGGAGCTGCTAACGTAGC
This window of the Anaerococcus mediterraneensis genome carries:
- a CDS encoding ABC transporter permease; translation: MKRDESSKKLYILILILSSIASYIILSIDRSEVFYYIYEENRYYLLDTIRTIYFLSLFFIFILIYYASFFVISEKKDQIGLYMAEGMERKNLFLILFRSSLTDIFRANLLGLGLSLFINEFINLLTVRVLSLGLNNHNFTISIKAIFLTIFISVILNCISTLTIVRDFYKERTEKIFRGEMKSRSDSLLFIGLSLFLFAFILGKGYLRLDIFPFVGLMGVFIYIYFWIISKIFEKTANKDLIVRKSLSLSFKKDKASLFFTSFMLICGILILTYTIFASISSRDYLKRPADFTLYDSKENIDRLKSDEDLMQMIGETYPVYGYEFMDIDTSFLDNEVRNNLLLDKNSRSNFFFVPRFLLSSSSFENIYKEGIKLEEDEAIILTSSENEKYCLEKTLDQYESYIKVGGLDLKVRPLIKSNKIFSNDVIGLSSMVVVNDSLYEKLIGKKDPFAYNINLSKDFVNAFGFSKGSDMLREEFIKKSYKYESYIWQAKNTISEIVRNLYTNFYLSLIFILVSLCFFTIRIFISFEKSKDKLLILSLMGEDMKEIRAVIKREYMTMFASIFFVSILAAIFLFYTLPFGFEMTLQVGKGKIIQILGLVSLGLIFLVSLCLKLIIKVSYERMISYEEDYNS
- a CDS encoding response regulator transcription factor, with the protein product MKKIIIVEDDRNLLNELKEFLEKRNYDVAGVNNFLLADQIILDNKPDLVILDINLPGISGFYICRAVKEKSNIPVLMLTSRVGIEDEIKGLSIGADEYLAKPVDTRRLILRMEKLLDLFDHFQDQISVGDLSLDLSTSKLSYKDSYLILPQTEADIIRKLMEAYPEIVSKDDLLQAVWSTIYIDENILQVNITRLRKKLKNLGPYNIYNKRGKGYGLGEADE
- a CDS encoding HAMP domain-containing sensor histidine kinase → MNSTIKDGLVWIIAFLGLDIFFIFLIYLISPSLIDNLIIFIILFTILALLFILKTIKNKNKRKKILLEEFLINNSFMAKDPLIDEFGDDYEKIFDDFQEKIKIKDKRLENSRAKLISYRNFIEMWAHEIKTPLAFSNLFLENHKDNFDKEILDKLSLANTNIENYINQILYYARLDASKKDYKMEDISLKEILDTAIKSYYPLIAEEGIIIKEDIRDIKVFTDKNTLVFIISQIISNAIKYCDGVISIDNKGKNLYIGNNGPKVADQDLAFIFEKAFTGEVDKIHKSTGMGLYLSKLYAKDLAIDIEVVENKDGNFVIGLRL